The stretch of DNA CTGATCGTGTCCGTCTCGACGGTGCCGAAAGCGCCGTTGGCGATGGGGGAGGACAGGAACGACGGCAGACCGGCGCCGCCGAGTTCCATCGCGAACTTCCAAATCAGTCTGCACCCGTGGTCGGCCGGTGAGACCTCGGTGTACTCGCCGAACCTGCGCAGGCCGGGGATGTTGGCGCGTATGCCGCGGAATCCGTGGCGGTAGGTCGAGGTCGCCGGGTCCTCGTCCCAGATGAAGAACTCCTCGTCCATCTTGACGACGCCGGGTGCGAGGACCACCGAGCGCGTCGTGCCGACACCGTGCGGCTCGGGTGAGGTGAAGGTGACCGACGTCAGTGCTCGGCACCAGTCGAGTGTGTTCTGCCGAGTGAACTCCGCCCACGCCGTCTCCGATGCGACGGGCAGCGCCACGTCGATCTGGTAGCGCATGGGAGCGGTGTCGTAGAACTGCTCGTCGAAGGGTGCGAGATCGTATGTCATGCCGCGCAGTGTAGTGCCCGTGACGGCGCCGGACCGGTCCTGACTGGGGTCGATCGCGCGATCGGCTTCTGCCACAACAATATTCACACAGATGTGTGCGGACATTGATGTGTGCATACAGCAGGGTTGACGGTGTGGACGAGACGCGTTGGGAACCTCTGGAGTGGGGCACGTACGCGCACTCGCTGGGACATCGTCTCGTCGTGATCCGCAAGATCAGGAAGTACTCCCAAGAAGATCTCGCCGAGCGCGCGGGTCTGCACCGCAATCAGATCTCGAACCTCGAGCGGGGCACGGGCAACGGTGGGCTCCGGGTGTCCGATCCGGTGCTGTCCACCGTGTATCGGCTTGCGCGAGCGCTCGACGTGCCGCCCGCCTACCTGTTGCCGGATCTGCGGTCGCCCGTCGCGCTCCGCTCTGCCGAACAGACTTCGCGTATCGAATTGTCCGCGGTCGAGGTGCAGTTGCGCGACCTGCTGGAGCGACAGTTCGGCGACGGCGCGTAATCACGTCGTAGACGTGACTCGTAGACGCCACTCGTAGACGCCGAAGCGGCGGCACCGGATGAGAGTCCGATGCCGCCGCTTCGGCGTGTCTGTCAGGAGTGGTACGGCTCAGCGCTGACGAGCGTGACCGTGACCGTGGCGCCGCTCGGCACCGTGTAGCTGCGGCTCTCGCCGACGGTCGCGTCGATGATCGCCGCACCGAGCGGGGAACTCGGCGAGTAGATCTCGAGGTCGCTGGACGACCCCTCTTCGCGTGTGGCGATCAGGAAGGTCTCCTTGTCGGACTCGTCGCCGTCGTAGTAGACGGTGACGACCGAGCCCGGAAGGGCGACGCCCGACTGAGTCGGCGCCTCGCCGACCTTGGCGTTGTTCAGCAGATCCTGCAGCTGGCGAATGCGCGCCTCCTGCTGTCCCTGCTCCTCACGGGCTGCATGGTAGCCGCCGTTCTCCTTGAGGTCGCCTTCTTCACGACGCTCATTGATCTCGGCGGCAATGACTGGGCGATTCGCGATCAGCGAATCCAGCTCACCCTTCAGGCGGTCGTACGACTCGGGCGTCAACCAGGTCACCTGGGAATCAGTCATCGTGGTCTCCTTTGCTGTCCGCGAATGGACTGCTCTAAATGCAGCAGCACGACCTCTCGCGAGGTCGTGCGCCGTTCATCATATCAGTTCGTGTGGTTCAAGGCACACGCGGCGAAGTGTGGTCGCCGTTCATCAGAGCCTCACGATAC from Gordonia humi encodes:
- a CDS encoding SRPBCC family protein, whose protein sequence is MTYDLAPFDEQFYDTAPMRYQIDVALPVASETAWAEFTRQNTLDWCRALTSVTFTSPEPHGVGTTRSVVLAPGVVKMDEEFFIWDEDPATSTYRHGFRGIRANIPGLRRFGEYTEVSPADHGCRLIWKFAMELGGAGLPSFLSSPIANGAFGTVETDTIRHFSKV
- a CDS encoding helix-turn-helix transcriptional regulator — translated: MDETRWEPLEWGTYAHSLGHRLVVIRKIRKYSQEDLAERAGLHRNQISNLERGTGNGGLRVSDPVLSTVYRLARALDVPPAYLLPDLRSPVALRSAEQTSRIELSAVEVQLRDLLERQFGDGA
- the greA gene encoding transcription elongation factor GreA, which codes for MTDSQVTWLTPESYDRLKGELDSLIANRPVIAAEINERREEGDLKENGGYHAAREEQGQQEARIRQLQDLLNNAKVGEAPTQSGVALPGSVVTVYYDGDESDKETFLIATREEGSSSDLEIYSPSSPLGAAIIDATVGESRSYTVPSGATVTVTLVSAEPYHS